The DNA sequence GGTGAAGATCATGTAGGCAATGCAGGCAGAGAGAGCAGCACTCCTAGCGAGCCATCCGGGTCCGAATATGGTGAATGCGAGAACACCAATGGCTGCACAACCTATTTGAGCCATGAACATGTTGTACTTCTGCATAACGAACCACATTAGTCTTATCAACGCGGTAAAGAAGAGAATAGGGAGAACGGAATGGAATAATACCCTGGCAGCAGGTGCAGAGGGTGTGGCGAAGAGGACAGCAGAAACTGCACCTAAAGGCGCAATCGTCATTGAGAGGCCCTTTGGTGCCAATAGCTGATCCATCTTTCCCAGCAGTGCCATTGCCGCAAATGCCCCTGTTCATTTGAGTGATCCAAACAAGTGAATACAAAcatagaaagagaaagagagagattgATTGTGTTGACCTGCAGAAGGCCAGAGAATGTCGCTGAGGGAAGGAGTTGAGGCTGATTTGAGGGGTTTCCAGTCATCCCATAGGGAGGGGGAAGGCGAAGCCACGTCGCTTGATGCCACAATCCCATGCGGTTGCCTCCTCCTTCTTGCCAAATAGTTCAGACTCAATCCCTTTCGGTTAATCAATGACAAGGAACCATAATTTGAGAGTGAAAACCTGAGtccaattccaattccaattGCAGAGGACATTTCTCAACTCTCTCAAAACAGTGGAATAGTTGAAACAATAGAAACCACCGTTGAGCCGTTGTAACACAACTCATTATTAGCCTTTCAACACCGCCAAAGGTCACAAACGGAGAgacacaaaaacaaaaatagaaaatacaagGGTAGAGGTGGGGGCATTGTCGACATTTTGAAAAGAGTGGTTGATTGTTTCATAAATTCttgctagtttttttttttttttttaattcgtcACCTGTTAaagtgaatataaaaaaattatgttatttaaattataatttattaacatAAATTCTAGCTAATTATGAAGATTGTTTAGTAgcttatttataaaaatattataattataataaaaattaatcactatatactatatatttatattctaaaataTATTTCATATGAAGgactgaatttaaaaaatatatttaacatgATTACTCGTTTATAACTATATTCTGAAAATCTATCGTCACCGCCCCGTCAACAGAGAACAAAAACTTATCTATCGAGGATTGTCCACCACCATTAGCAGTGGGAAgtagtgctttttttttttggtcaagagtGGGAAGTAGTGCTTGATTGCTTTCCCTTCTCTTTCACTTTGTGGACTGGACTGGACTACTCTACTACTTGGGCCTTTTGCAAACCATCATTTCTTCACATACAAAACACTAATGTTGAGCTAAACTCTATCAAGTCTAGCTAAATTCTGGACTCAACACACAACCAATCAAACCTAATTGTAAAACATAAGGCTAGCCCAAAACAAATTTACCAGGTAGCTAAAGTTTATGAATCTGTTTTACCCCAAAAACAATACTTATGAATCTGTTTAAATAACAGGAACATAATTCGTCAACACTATAAATATTCTGTCATCATAGACATATCTCAAAAGAATAACATATACATGGCATAAGTTCAAGAGGTATAAAATAAGTGATATATCACGAGTTAATCAATTGGATTGGGCCAAAAATAATTTGAATGAACTGTATTCGGTGTTTTTTTGGAGACACAAAAAACTTTTATCCTATTAGAcagaattatttatataaatcaaataaTTGTCATTATATCATATCATACACATAAATCTCTTTTGAGTACCACGTGATAAAGAGACGGGAGACGTACTATTGGACTATATAATTGGTTTCTATATAAGACTAGGCAATATGTAAATATATTacactaattaaaataaataaaaagtgtaTTACGCGTTTAAGTGAAATTTTTATTGCTCGTTGCATGCCAACAGGCTCACATAGTTGCATGTAGGGTGTTCATGATTTGGTTaatctaaaaatcaaattaattttttggttAATCAAAAATATAATATTGGTTAATTAATCAAATTGGTTTTACATGATGAAACCGGTTATTAATtggttagtaaaatttaaaattggtttttaatcggttattaaattaaaaatcgatttttaaaaaataaccgatttttatatagaaaaaccagtttttatattaaaaaattggtTTTATACTAAAAAccgatttttacataaaaaaccagtttttatactaaaaaattggtttttatacaaaaattggtttttacatgtaaaaatagatttttacacaaaaattaatatttttacatacaaaaacctaaatttttaaaccttttttaaattgaattttttaatctaattttttctttctaaataataCGTGTAACATTATAACTAATGAAATCCCTTCCATTgcttttattcctttttctttcttatctcttttcagcattttctataaataattttttctaatataaataattttctttctaaatgatacgagTAACTTTTTCTTATCTCCTGCCCATCTCTCTCGTTttctctccccctcttcttctctcttccttctctctctctctctttctctctttctctctctctctctccccttctcctctttctcttcctctctctccccctcccctctctctcctcttctcttccttttctctctcctcctctcttttttctctctctccccctcctctctatctatctctctctccccatttctcctctttctcccctcccctttctttctctctatccttctctccctctctctccccatgctctctctctccccttcccgctttctctctcccctcctctccATCTCTCCTCTCTCCCCTCCTCTCTTTTTctgtctctctccttctctctctcttccctctctctttctccctctttgtcctctttttatctctctccttttttttctttctcttcctctgtcttctccttctctctcttctctctcactttagagagaagaggagaaaagagatagaagagagatagagattgagagaaggttgagagggaaagagaaaagagagagtaaaaaaagaaagaggagagagagaaaagaagaaaagaaaagagagaggagagagagagagagagagagaaaagagaaaaaagagatagagaaagagaTGGGAggaaaaggggagagagagagaaaggaaaaagagaggagaaaggagagagatatgggagagagagaaggataggagaggagagagaggaggagagataGAAAAAGGGGGAGAGATGATTAGAGAGAGAAataggagagagaggaagagagagaacggagggggagaaagagggcaaggagagagagagaggggggagagaaAGTGAGAGAGCGAAGAGAAGgcgagagagacagagagagaaagagagagggggagagaaggagagagagaaagagggaaagcgagagagggagagaaggatagagagacaaggaagagagaaagaaagatgaggtggagaaagagggaaaggggagagagagagagagatggggagggagggagagagagagagagaaagagaggaagaaagggaaagagagagataggggagagagaggaggagagaaagagGGAAAAA is a window from the Arachis hypogaea cultivar Tifrunner chromosome 1, arahy.Tifrunner.gnm2.J5K5, whole genome shotgun sequence genome containing:
- the LOC112710599 gene encoding uncharacterized protein: MSSAIGIGIGLRFSLSNYGSLSLINRKGLSLNYLARRRRQPHGIVASSDVASPSPSLWDDWKPLKSASTPSLSDILWPSAGAFAAMALLGKMDQLLAPKGLSMTIAPLGAVSAVLFATPSAPAARKYNMFMAQIGCAAIGVLAFTIFGPGWLARSAALSACIAYMIFTGTVHPPAASLPLLFIDAVKLHHLNFWYALFPGAAGCILLSLIQEVVVYLKQNVKF